The Pseudomonadota bacterium genome has a segment encoding these proteins:
- a CDS encoding branched-chain amino acid ABC transporter permease: MQGISLNQFIQSIVSGLLLGGIFTVLAVGFSLILGISHVVNLSHPVFALVGAYITYWLLELYGVHPLVSLVIVIPVLFIIGVIMDRTVIRLTARKTRDLTSASLVLTFGITIIVENMLLYFCKATPRLVTTDFSGKSIFIGDIALSVNHLISFGIAAVTVGIVYIFLHHTFLGKAARAIWQDREGAVLMGIRTSTITAVTYGVSLATAGIAGTCMSLMYSIEPATHYGWIIFVFAVVILGGVGSILGTAISGLIIGLIIGISSALIPLTWINLVLFGIIILLLLVKPTGLFQQ, encoded by the coding sequence TTGCAGGGAATATCATTAAACCAATTCATCCAGAGTATAGTGAGTGGACTCCTTCTGGGCGGAATTTTCACGGTCCTTGCCGTAGGTTTCAGTCTCATACTTGGTATAAGCCATGTGGTAAACCTGAGCCACCCCGTGTTTGCACTGGTAGGGGCATACATCACTTACTGGCTCCTGGAACTCTATGGTGTCCATCCCCTTGTTTCCCTGGTGATTGTTATCCCGGTTCTTTTTATAATCGGAGTCATCATGGATCGGACGGTTATCCGATTAACTGCACGAAAAACCAGGGACCTTACATCGGCGTCCCTGGTGCTCACCTTCGGTATAACCATTATTGTAGAGAACATGCTGCTTTATTTCTGCAAAGCAACTCCGAGGCTGGTGACAACAGATTTTTCAGGGAAATCGATATTTATCGGCGATATAGCCCTTTCAGTCAATCATCTCATCAGTTTCGGCATTGCAGCCGTCACTGTCGGGATTGTATATATCTTTCTTCACCATACCTTTCTCGGAAAAGCAGCCAGGGCTATATGGCAGGATCGGGAAGGGGCTGTTCTGATGGGCATCAGAACAAGCACCATAACTGCAGTTACCTATGGCGTATCCCTGGCAACCGCCGGGATCGCCGGTACCTGCATGAGTCTTATGTACTCGATTGAACCGGCAACACATTACGGTTGGATCATTTTTGTCTTTGCAGTGGTGATTCTCGGCGGAGTGGGGAGCATTCTCGGAACTGCCATATCAGGCCTTATTATAGGCCTTATCATAGGCATCAGTTCTGCACTCATCCCTTTGACGTGGATTAACCTTGTGTTGTTCGGAATAATAATTCTGTTACTGTTGGTAAAGCCTACGGGTCTTTTTCAGCAATAA
- a CDS encoding sigma 54-interacting transcriptional regulator, with protein sequence MKLTQKKASLDKMHRFRKSLLELSAKLIGMQPYDIHQEIEKGLKLTQEFGMFDWIVLTGLSDDGKKATIIYSYTNQETDGSAATITDEDIQWIFPDFFNGRTFALAHLPDDLPQNEMAGRCFCANKGIKSALIVPLEACKPIRGILFLASNHDGSIWTDELVVEFRHLGGILAGAMERKKSADQIHELLRFEHLLSEISATYINLPTNNVEKVIRNDLGRLGQLLDVDRSVFYLLDEDKHSFRFDLPFVWVPEKENVTGKVIEERMQSDPNFFEDLQYVFEKWSKGEPLQLTTLDELPKEAERVRQFYLRIGVKSILSIPVSVACSTVGALVLTTTKKHRTWSQDLIPRLRLFGEIFANALIRKQSEEKLQNALSEIRKLKERFEADYTYLREEINLGHDFSDIVGKSAALKQILVKVKQVAPTYATVLLLGETGTGKGLIARAIHNASKIKDRPLIQVNCASLTPSLIESELFGHEKGAFTGAQSRRLGRFELANGTTLFLDEIGELPFELQAKLLRVLQDGEFERVGGSITIKTDVRVIAATNRDLEKEVEAGRFREDLWYRLSIFPIYVPPLRERVEDIPLFVRWFADKHGKRIGKQFDAISMKTIKELQNYSWPGNIRELENVIERAVITSSGGNLHIEIPLRFSGKSPNKEQQLEKYKREINKALKDTNWKIEGPTGAARCLGLKASTLRYWMKKLGIQRPII encoded by the coding sequence ATGAAATTAACGCAGAAAAAAGCGTCCTTGGATAAGATGCATCGGTTTAGAAAATCGCTGCTCGAACTTTCCGCAAAGCTGATTGGAATGCAGCCCTACGATATTCATCAGGAGATCGAAAAAGGACTCAAACTTACACAGGAATTTGGCATGTTTGACTGGATTGTCCTGACTGGATTGTCGGATGACGGAAAAAAAGCCACTATCATATATTCTTATACAAATCAGGAAACCGATGGATCTGCGGCCACAATCACTGACGAAGATATTCAGTGGATTTTTCCGGATTTTTTCAATGGGAGGACGTTTGCCTTGGCCCATTTGCCTGATGATCTACCTCAGAATGAGATGGCAGGTAGGTGTTTTTGTGCAAATAAAGGTATCAAATCTGCCCTGATAGTGCCCCTTGAGGCGTGCAAACCAATCCGTGGGATACTTTTTCTTGCTTCAAATCATGATGGCAGTATCTGGACAGATGAACTGGTAGTAGAGTTCCGTCATCTTGGGGGGATCCTTGCCGGTGCCATGGAGCGCAAAAAATCGGCGGATCAGATTCATGAACTCTTACGGTTTGAACATCTTTTATCTGAAATATCCGCTACCTACATCAATTTACCCACTAATAATGTTGAAAAGGTCATAAGAAATGATCTCGGCCGTTTGGGGCAGCTTCTGGATGTTGATAGATCTGTTTTTTATCTTCTCGATGAGGACAAGCATTCATTTAGATTTGATTTACCCTTTGTCTGGGTGCCGGAGAAGGAGAATGTGACCGGCAAAGTTATCGAGGAACGGATGCAAAGCGACCCAAACTTTTTTGAAGATCTTCAATATGTCTTCGAAAAATGGTCAAAGGGCGAACCCCTGCAACTGACAACCCTTGATGAACTTCCCAAAGAAGCAGAAAGGGTGAGACAATTCTATCTTAGAATAGGTGTCAAATCTATCTTATCAATCCCCGTATCAGTTGCGTGTTCGACCGTGGGTGCTCTTGTTCTCACGACCACCAAAAAACATCGAACCTGGTCTCAAGATTTGATCCCCAGGCTGCGTCTTTTCGGAGAGATCTTTGCGAATGCGCTAATACGGAAGCAATCGGAGGAAAAGTTACAAAACGCACTTTCAGAGATAAGAAAACTCAAAGAGCGTTTTGAGGCCGACTACACATACCTCAGAGAAGAGATCAACCTTGGACACGATTTTAGCGACATTGTGGGGAAAAGCGCTGCACTGAAGCAGATTCTTGTAAAGGTAAAGCAAGTAGCTCCTACATATGCTACCGTCCTCTTGCTCGGCGAGACGGGTACAGGGAAAGGGCTTATCGCAAGAGCCATCCACAACGCAAGTAAAATCAAGGATAGGCCCTTGATTCAAGTTAACTGTGCCTCTCTTACGCCAAGTCTAATAGAAAGCGAGCTCTTCGGTCACGAGAAAGGCGCCTTCACCGGCGCCCAGTCGAGACGATTGGGCCGGTTCGAGCTTGCAAATGGTACGACCCTCTTTCTCGATGAGATCGGCGAACTTCCCTTTGAGCTTCAGGCAAAACTGCTCCGTGTGCTTCAGGATGGAGAATTTGAGCGGGTCGGTGGAAGTATCACAATTAAGACGGATGTGCGGGTGATTGCGGCGACAAACCGGGATCTTGAAAAGGAAGTGGAAGCTGGAAGATTCCGTGAGGATCTTTGGTACCGTTTGAGTATTTTCCCGATCTATGTTCCTCCGCTCAGAGAACGTGTGGAAGATATACCCCTATTCGTGAGATGGTTTGCAGACAAACATGGAAAGCGAATCGGGAAACAATTTGATGCAATCTCTATGAAAACGATTAAGGAATTGCAAAATTATTCCTGGCCTGGAAACATCAGAGAATTGGAGAATGTCATCGAAAGAGCGGTGATCACAAGCAGTGGCGGCAACCTTCATATTGAAATACCGCTCCGCTTTTCAGGCAAGTCTCCAAATAAAGAGCAGCAGCTTGAAAAATACAAACGAGAAATCAATAAAGCGCTTAAAGATACCAACTGGAAGATTGAAGGGCCTACCGGGGCTGCCCGGTGCCTGGGCCTCAAGGCGAGCACGCTAAGATATTGGATGAAAAAATTGGGCATCCAGCGCCCAATAATCTGA
- a CDS encoding HD domain-containing protein — protein MANIIYQRHESMDGPRYPKRLKGDEILIEARIIAIADVVKAMLHADHTELKRNRCKEIEKNKVYL, from the coding sequence ATTGCTAATATTATCTACCAACGCCATGAAAGCATGGATGGCCCAAGATACCCGAAAAGACTGAAAGGGGATGAGATACTCATAGAAGCACGCATCATTGCCATAGCCGATGTGGTAAAAGCTATGCTTCACGCAGACCATACAGAACTGAAAAGGAATAGATGCAAGGAAATAGAAAAGAATAAAGTATATTTGTAA
- a CDS encoding ABC transporter ATP-binding protein → MMKHAKHSPDSKPILTGEKVTKRFGGLTAVSEVDFVVKEGEIMGLIGPNGSGKTTLINSISGFYAPDGGKVTFNGTSIGGWKPSRIARLGIGRTFQFVRPFEELSALDNIAVGVLYGASESNIVTGRQRALEVLEFVGLADKKDAMAGDLIMAERKRLEIGRALSINPKLILLDEVFAGLNDSEVKEGIELIFRISEELGITILMIEHVLSALMETCSRIMVLDYGRKIADGEVEEIVRNPRVIEAYLGAAYAKCK, encoded by the coding sequence ATGATGAAACACGCAAAACATTCCCCCGATTCAAAGCCTATTCTCACAGGAGAAAAGGTAACCAAGAGATTTGGCGGTTTGACGGCTGTTTCCGAAGTCGATTTTGTTGTAAAAGAGGGAGAAATCATGGGGCTTATCGGTCCCAATGGCTCCGGTAAGACTACTCTCATCAATTCAATATCGGGATTTTATGCACCCGATGGCGGTAAGGTTACCTTCAATGGCACTTCTATCGGGGGATGGAAGCCATCCAGAATTGCCCGGCTGGGTATCGGGAGGACCTTTCAATTTGTCAGACCCTTCGAAGAGCTGAGTGCCCTTGACAATATCGCAGTCGGGGTTCTCTATGGCGCCAGCGAAAGCAATATTGTGACAGGCAGGCAAAGGGCTCTCGAGGTTCTGGAATTTGTGGGTCTGGCAGACAAAAAGGATGCAATGGCGGGTGATCTGATTATGGCCGAGAGAAAACGTCTGGAGATTGGCAGAGCCTTGTCTATCAATCCCAAGCTGATCCTTCTTGATGAGGTCTTCGCAGGTTTAAACGATTCCGAGGTTAAGGAAGGCATTGAACTTATCTTCAGGATATCCGAAGAACTTGGAATTACAATCTTAATGATCGAACACGTCCTGAGTGCCCTCATGGAAACATGCAGCAGAATCATGGTATTGGATTACGGCCGTAAAATTGCTGATGGTGAGGTCGAAGAGATTGTTCGGAACCCGAGGGTGATCGAGGCGTATTTGGGGGCAGCATATGCTAAGTGTAAATAA
- a CDS encoding branched-chain amino acid ABC transporter permease, protein MEKKNRSILILFLVVIGLGLFPFLRPDVYYLSAMFSLFMYAALSCGWNIFGGYTGYMNFGHAAFFGIGAYTSSIMLLKLGLSPFYTSVLGGVIAAIVAGIIAWPCLRLRGPYFVLVTFCLGLSARVVVINVESLGSSTGLWLPFMKVSMFANRVIFYEIMLALMFIVILIAMWVERSKFGLGLRSIFHDEDSAETQGVNATWLKIWAFVISAFLAGVVGGIYAYYRSYIHPDFIFDVNISVLVVLMALLGGRKSWVGPIVGASILIIINELLTAAAGIGAEVSRIIYGLLLVVVIMYLPNGLIGLFRKSKVEGKTSRESN, encoded by the coding sequence ATGGAAAAGAAGAACCGCTCAATTTTAATCTTATTTCTGGTTGTCATAGGCTTGGGTCTTTTTCCTTTCCTAAGGCCTGACGTCTACTACCTTTCAGCCATGTTCAGCCTTTTTATGTACGCAGCACTTTCATGCGGCTGGAACATATTCGGCGGATACACTGGGTACATGAACTTCGGTCATGCGGCATTCTTTGGTATTGGAGCATACACAAGCTCAATCATGCTGCTCAAGCTGGGCCTCTCTCCCTTTTACACTTCGGTCCTGGGAGGTGTGATCGCAGCTATAGTGGCAGGTATCATAGCCTGGCCCTGCCTCAGACTGAGAGGTCCTTATTTTGTCCTTGTCACATTCTGTCTTGGCTTATCAGCCCGGGTTGTCGTCATTAATGTGGAGTCTCTCGGATCATCAACAGGGCTCTGGCTGCCCTTCATGAAGGTAAGTATGTTTGCAAACCGGGTGATTTTCTATGAAATTATGCTTGCTCTTATGTTCATTGTGATTCTTATTGCCATGTGGGTCGAGCGGTCCAAATTCGGACTCGGTTTAAGGTCGATATTTCATGACGAGGACAGTGCCGAGACCCAGGGTGTCAACGCAACATGGCTGAAGATATGGGCATTTGTTATCAGTGCATTTCTTGCAGGCGTGGTGGGAGGGATTTATGCATACTACAGGAGTTATATTCACCCGGATTTTATTTTCGATGTGAATATCTCCGTCCTTGTGGTCCTCATGGCTCTCCTTGGAGGCCGGAAATCATGGGTTGGTCCGATTGTAGGAGCAAGCATTCTGATAATCATTAATGAATTACTGACTGCCGCAGCCGGCATAGGTGCAGAGGTCTCCAGAATAATATACGGACTCCTTCTTGTGGTGGTAATCATGTATTTGCCGAACGGCCTGATAGGTCTGTTCAGGAAAAGCAAAGTAGAAGGAAAAACGAGTCGAGAGTCCAATTAA
- the radC gene encoding DNA repair protein RadC: MIDNTSFTVRDMPKEERPRERLLRLGPEALSSPELLALIIGRGVSKRSVMTIAQELYAKFRSVRGISEATIEELSEIKGIGPAKAIQLKASFELAKRQELETENGFEGMDVKNPQSVVKAIRASIKDMKKEHFMLIILNTRNKIIRIENISVGTLNASLVHPREVFNKAIAHTASSVVIAHNHPSGDPEPSEEDLKITRRLIDAGRILGIEVLDHIIIGKYSAKSTIIGESKPEKESYCSFKEKGLI, translated from the coding sequence ATGATTGACAATACATCCTTTACTGTCCGCGATATGCCGAAGGAAGAAAGGCCCAGAGAAAGGCTTCTCCGGCTTGGCCCGGAAGCGCTTTCCTCGCCGGAACTTCTGGCGCTGATTATCGGTCGCGGAGTTTCAAAGAGATCAGTCATGACCATCGCTCAGGAATTATATGCAAAATTCCGCAGCGTCAGGGGCATAAGCGAAGCAACCATAGAAGAACTTTCAGAAATTAAAGGCATCGGCCCGGCAAAGGCAATACAACTCAAGGCGTCTTTCGAGCTTGCAAAAAGGCAGGAACTGGAAACCGAGAATGGATTTGAGGGCATGGATGTCAAGAATCCTCAGAGTGTTGTTAAAGCTATACGGGCAAGTATCAAGGATATGAAAAAAGAGCATTTTATGCTCATTATACTTAACACGAGAAATAAGATTATTCGCATTGAAAACATCTCTGTAGGCACCCTCAACGCCAGTCTGGTACATCCCAGAGAAGTTTTCAATAAAGCGATTGCCCACACCGCGTCATCGGTGGTTATCGCCCATAACCACCCCTCCGGTGACCCGGAACCCTCTGAAGAGGACCTGAAAATTACCCGCCGTCTTATAGACGCAGGCAGAATACTCGGCATTGAAGTCCTTGACCACATTATCATAGGAAAATATTCCGCAAAAAGCACGATTATCGGGGAAAGCAAACCCGAAAAAGAAAGCTATTGCAGCTTCAAGGAAAAAGGGCTCATATAG
- a CDS encoding MBL fold metallo-hydrolase yields the protein MGPKEIINDIYLVGDSDLTDSRDCSIYLLNLGEMVLIDTGAGSSVDMIIRNIEELGFDPTRLSTIILTHCHIDHVGGAYELRKRLGSRIIMHALDADVVERGDDTMTAAYWYGVRFEPLPVDVKFDTKEERFNFGGQEIVCLHTPGHSPGSISVYLDRGEKRVLFGQDIHGPFLTEFGANMSHWQKSMEKLLALKVDVLCEGHFGIYQPNEKVTEYIERYLDEYGE from the coding sequence ATGGGACCAAAGGAAATCATAAACGATATATATCTCGTTGGAGATTCGGACCTTACGGATTCACGGGATTGCTCGATCTATCTGTTGAACCTTGGAGAGATGGTGCTTATTGACACCGGAGCGGGTTCAAGCGTTGACATGATTATACGGAATATTGAAGAACTGGGTTTTGACCCTACCAGACTTTCAACAATAATCCTTACGCATTGTCATATTGACCATGTCGGCGGTGCATACGAATTGCGGAAAAGGCTCGGCTCACGTATAATCATGCATGCCCTCGATGCTGATGTTGTGGAGCGAGGCGACGACACGATGACAGCAGCTTACTGGTATGGTGTTCGTTTTGAACCTTTACCGGTTGATGTGAAGTTTGATACAAAGGAGGAACGCTTTAATTTCGGAGGGCAGGAGATTGTGTGTCTTCACACGCCCGGCCATTCGCCGGGGTCTATCTCGGTTTATCTCGACAGGGGGGAAAAGAGAGTACTTTTCGGTCAGGATATCCACGGCCCCTTCCTTACAGAATTCGGGGCCAACATGTCTCATTGGCAGAAATCTATGGAAAAGCTCCTTGCTCTTAAAGTAGACGTGCTCTGTGAAGGCCACTTTGGCATATATCAACCAAACGAAAAGGTGACGGAATATATTGAACGATATCTTGACGAGTATGGGGAATAA
- a CDS encoding amino acid ABC transporter substrate-binding protein → MKRGRLFVILICVCFMTLLAMSLATAAEPKGKPIKIGGTLPITGPVADNAKWVKRGYEYWVEKINKAGGLLGRPVELVIYDDEGKPDKGVMLLEKAITVDKADLLIGGYPGNTCAAQMPVAEKYGMIYISQGGHMASFSQGFQYSFSATPMMGEWLSAAFFMFLDSLPAKDRPKSVAFIRLNNPIGRSGIIPERKWAEKLGMKIVLEESYDPPLTSADAIISKAKERGAELLYCTQFFPDAVLTVRSAKSLGYNPKFFQQSIAATSPAWTKTLGADANYVFQAVIMVNSLPYPGIKELNKLAKEKWGERDAPEYFLFGYSWIETLQKGVEGAKTLKQDDIKNFLRKNEITIISGKYRFDEKGLPLPYSYVMQVINGKAEVIYPIATTAKPIYPKPPWGK, encoded by the coding sequence ATGAAAAGAGGGAGATTATTCGTAATTTTAATCTGTGTATGTTTTATGACGTTGCTCGCAATGTCTTTAGCGACTGCGGCTGAACCAAAGGGAAAGCCTATAAAAATTGGCGGCACCCTTCCCATAACCGGCCCGGTTGCGGATAACGCAAAATGGGTAAAACGGGGCTATGAATATTGGGTTGAAAAAATTAATAAGGCCGGAGGGCTTTTGGGCCGTCCTGTGGAGCTCGTAATATATGATGACGAGGGTAAACCGGACAAAGGGGTCATGCTTCTTGAAAAAGCCATCACGGTAGACAAAGCTGATCTCCTCATCGGTGGATATCCTGGAAACACTTGTGCCGCTCAGATGCCTGTGGCAGAAAAATACGGCATGATTTATATCTCCCAGGGTGGTCACATGGCATCTTTCAGTCAGGGGTTTCAGTATTCCTTCAGCGCTACTCCTATGATGGGAGAGTGGCTTAGCGCCGCCTTTTTTATGTTTCTTGACAGTTTGCCTGCCAAAGACAGACCGAAATCAGTTGCCTTTATCAGACTGAACAATCCCATAGGCCGTTCAGGTATTATCCCTGAGCGTAAATGGGCAGAAAAACTGGGTATGAAGATTGTTCTTGAGGAATCATATGATCCTCCTCTGACAAGCGCCGATGCTATTATCTCCAAAGCCAAGGAGCGGGGTGCGGAGCTTCTTTACTGTACTCAATTTTTCCCGGATGCAGTTCTCACCGTACGTTCCGCCAAATCACTGGGCTACAACCCGAAGTTCTTCCAGCAGTCTATTGCCGCCACATCTCCGGCCTGGACAAAGACGCTCGGTGCAGATGCCAACTATGTATTCCAGGCAGTCATTATGGTAAACAGCCTTCCTTATCCGGGGATCAAGGAACTCAATAAGCTTGCAAAGGAAAAGTGGGGTGAACGTGATGCCCCTGAATACTTCCTCTTCGGCTATAGCTGGATCGAGACACTCCAGAAGGGTGTTGAAGGTGCAAAAACACTTAAACAGGATGACATAAAGAATTTCCTGAGGAAGAACGAGATCACCATAATCAGCGGCAAATACAGATTCGATGAAAAAGGCTTGCCATTGCCATATTCCTACGTGATGCAGGTGATCAACGGTAAGGCAGAGGTGATCTACCCGATAGCCACAACAGCAAAACCAATATATCCCAAACCACCATGGGGGAAATAA
- a CDS encoding serine hydrolase: MRKFKGLLTAVFCIMVLFWLQAASSAAAFNAESYKTFVKGEMKTWNVPGAAILVIEDGKVVFSEGFGYKDMEKKTKVTLKTLFGIGSCSKAFVSLPIGMLVDEKKIDFDKPVREYYPAFQLNDPYATEYVTIRDLLSHRTGLPRYDTAIDPKDASRDEAMKKLKYFKLNKGIRERFQYCNFHYLAAGAIVDKVSGITWEEFVLNRIFKPLNMNSSSLSPEDLKKSPDYAFPYKMNMEALKKFPENQAEYVSVPLKKLPVENIGVYGPAGSINSNLEDMAKWVLLHLNQGKIGDRQLISRDVLTELITPQILTGGLLKYEEVLPGSYGMAWGITPYRGHYLVSHDGMIEGFTAHVGFIPRKNIGLVILTNRADNYEFIASVSYSTYDRALGLKEISWNKRFIDEYPAALANLKASRETEEKNRKKDTKPSHALADYAGKYEHPAFGAVKIELKDNNLVFSLRDIKDTITTLKHFQYDTFKTSSKSIIGGFDMKMTFMMNENSDIDRLLLPFEPAVKDIVFRKVK, from the coding sequence ATGAGAAAGTTCAAAGGATTACTGACGGCAGTCTTTTGCATTATGGTGCTGTTTTGGCTTCAGGCCGCGTCGTCAGCAGCTGCCTTCAACGCTGAAAGCTATAAAACTTTCGTTAAGGGTGAAATGAAAACATGGAATGTGCCCGGCGCCGCAATCCTGGTCATAGAGGATGGAAAGGTTGTCTTCTCAGAAGGTTTCGGCTACAAGGATATGGAAAAAAAGACTAAAGTAACGCTAAAAACCCTTTTTGGCATCGGTTCATGCAGTAAGGCCTTCGTCTCCCTTCCCATAGGCATGCTTGTTGATGAGAAAAAGATTGATTTTGACAAGCCTGTCCGTGAATACTACCCCGCCTTTCAGCTCAATGACCCCTATGCCACAGAGTACGTGACAATACGGGATTTACTATCGCACAGAACAGGCCTCCCCAGATATGATACAGCCATTGATCCGAAAGACGCATCTAGGGATGAGGCAATGAAAAAGCTTAAATATTTTAAGCTGAATAAAGGGATCAGAGAGCGTTTTCAATATTGTAATTTTCACTATCTGGCAGCAGGGGCCATAGTGGATAAAGTCTCAGGGATTACATGGGAGGAATTTGTTTTAAACAGAATATTCAAACCTCTGAATATGAACAGCTCCAGTCTCTCTCCCGAAGATTTAAAAAAATCCCCTGATTATGCTTTTCCTTACAAAATGAATATGGAAGCATTAAAGAAATTCCCTGAAAATCAGGCAGAGTATGTCAGCGTGCCTTTAAAGAAACTTCCTGTTGAGAATATAGGGGTATACGGGCCTGCGGGCTCCATCAATTCCAACCTTGAAGATATGGCAAAGTGGGTCTTGCTGCACTTGAATCAGGGTAAAATCGGGGATAGACAATTGATTTCAAGGGACGTTTTGACCGAGCTTATTACTCCGCAGATATTGACAGGCGGGCTGCTTAAATATGAAGAAGTTCTGCCCGGGAGCTATGGAATGGCATGGGGGATAACACCCTACCGGGGACATTATCTTGTCAGCCACGACGGCATGATTGAAGGGTTTACCGCGCATGTAGGCTTTATTCCAAGGAAAAACATCGGTCTGGTAATCCTTACCAACAGAGCGGACAACTATGAGTTTATTGCCTCCGTATCCTATTCCACGTATGATAGAGCGCTGGGTTTAAAAGAAATATCCTGGAATAAGAGGTTTATTGATGAATATCCGGCTGCTTTGGCAAATTTGAAAGCAAGCAGGGAAACTGAGGAAAAGAACAGGAAAAAGGATACAAAGCCGTCCCATGCTCTGGCCGATTATGCCGGAAAATATGAGCATCCGGCCTTCGGTGCCGTGAAAATAGAGCTTAAAGACAACAATCTCGTATTTTCTTTAAGGGATATTAAAGATACGATCACAACGCTCAAACACTTCCAGTACGACACCTTTAAAACATCGAGCAAAAGCATTATCGGAGGCTTTGATATGAAAATGACCTTCATGATGAATGAAAACAGCGATATAGACAGACTATTATTGCCCTTTGAGCCGGCTGTTAAAGATATTGTCTTCAGGAAGGTAAAGTAG